The proteins below are encoded in one region of Salipiger sp. H15:
- a CDS encoding DMT family transporter has protein sequence MKRPIDTTAIAVMVLLCLIWGLQQSAMKMVAASVDPMLQIGLRSVLAAVIVLGLSRIILRDRWHGGLFLGPGLLAGSLFALEFLLVAEGLRWTTASHMAVFLYTAPIFAAIGLHVAQPDERMVPVQWLGVAIAFLGVVAIFVLPELRGRGAGLTPGMILGDLLGLGAGLSWGLTTVVIRTTRVSVAPPAQTLFYQLSVAGAAALGFCALTGRLSLVPTPAVLASLSFQTVIVCSLSFLAWFRLMQVYRSSRLGVLSFMTPVFGVASGVVLLGDALTSEFLLGGVLVLAGMIIVQAQEWIAARRAARTPPARLCERA, from the coding sequence ATGAAACGACCGATTGATACCACCGCCATCGCCGTGATGGTCCTGCTGTGCCTGATCTGGGGGCTGCAGCAGAGCGCGATGAAGATGGTCGCGGCCTCGGTCGACCCGATGCTGCAGATCGGCCTGCGCTCGGTGCTCGCGGCTGTGATCGTGCTGGGGCTGAGCCGGATCATCCTGCGCGACCGCTGGCACGGCGGGCTGTTCCTCGGTCCCGGCCTGCTCGCGGGATCGCTCTTCGCGCTCGAGTTCCTGCTCGTCGCCGAGGGGCTGCGCTGGACCACCGCCTCGCACATGGCGGTGTTTCTCTATACCGCGCCGATCTTCGCCGCGATCGGCCTGCACGTCGCGCAGCCCGACGAGCGCATGGTGCCGGTGCAATGGCTCGGGGTCGCGATTGCCTTTCTCGGCGTGGTGGCGATCTTCGTGCTGCCCGAGCTGCGCGGCCGCGGTGCCGGGCTGACCCCGGGGATGATCCTCGGCGATCTGCTGGGGCTGGGCGCGGGCCTGTCGTGGGGGCTGACCACCGTGGTCATCCGCACCACCCGCGTCTCGGTGGCGCCGCCCGCGCAGACGCTCTTCTACCAGCTCTCGGTCGCGGGCGCGGCGGCGCTCGGCTTCTGCGCGCTGACCGGGCGGCTTTCACTGGTGCCGACGCCCGCCGTGCTGGCGAGCCTGTCGTTCCAGACGGTGATCGTCTGCAGCCTCAGCTTCCTCGCCTGGTTCCGCCTGATGCAGGTCTACCGCTCGTCGCGCCTCGGGGTGCTCAGCTTCATGACGCCGGTCTTCGGGGTCGCGAGCGGGGTGGTGCTGCTCGGCGACGCGCTGACCTCGGAGTTCCTGCTGGGCGGCGTGCTGGTGCTGGCGGGGATGATCATCGTGCAGGCGCAGGAGTGGATCGCCGCGCGGCGCGCCGCCCGGACCCCGCCGGCCCGGCTCTGCGAGCGCGCCTGA
- a CDS encoding quinone oxidoreductase, with product MRALQIDTYGDEDVVTSRDIPVPEIGPDEVLVRLGVSGINFMDIHTRQGKYRDSRTYEVSVPTTLGMEGGGIIEKVGRDVRDLHPGQRVVYCISWGSYADYAAVPARRVVPVPDELTLRRATTALFHGLTAHYLARDVGQLGPGVSCLVHSASGGIGQILVQMGVACGASVYATTSTSGKAEVARSRGASEVFGYEDFAARIREATGGRGVDVVFDPVGAPTFRQSLQALRRKGLMVAFGSVGGSVRDLDPIELGEAGSVFLTRPRLADHIASAEDIRRRADEVFSWLLSGELEISCAGEFGFDEVLEVHRRLENRQLVGKPLLSIDPAID from the coding sequence ATGCGCGCCCTGCAGATCGACACCTACGGCGACGAGGATGTCGTCACGTCCCGCGACATCCCCGTGCCCGAGATCGGACCGGACGAGGTGCTGGTCAGGCTCGGCGTCTCGGGCATCAACTTCATGGACATCCACACGCGCCAGGGAAAGTACCGGGACTCGCGGACCTACGAGGTCTCGGTGCCGACCACGCTCGGAATGGAAGGCGGCGGGATCATCGAGAAGGTGGGCCGCGACGTCCGGGACCTTCATCCGGGACAGCGGGTCGTCTACTGCATCAGCTGGGGCAGCTACGCGGACTACGCCGCGGTTCCCGCCCGCCGCGTCGTCCCGGTGCCGGATGAGCTCACGCTGCGCCGCGCGACCACGGCGCTGTTCCACGGGCTGACGGCGCATTACCTCGCGCGCGACGTCGGCCAGCTCGGGCCGGGGGTGAGCTGCCTCGTGCACTCGGCCTCGGGCGGCATCGGGCAGATCCTCGTCCAGATGGGTGTGGCCTGCGGCGCGAGCGTCTACGCGACGACGAGCACCTCGGGCAAGGCGGAGGTCGCGCGCTCGCGCGGGGCCTCGGAGGTGTTCGGCTACGAGGACTTCGCCGCCCGGATCCGCGAGGCGACGGGGGGCCGGGGTGTCGACGTGGTCTTCGACCCGGTCGGCGCACCGACGTTCCGGCAGAGCCTGCAGGCGCTGCGCAGGAAGGGGCTGATGGTCGCCTTCGGCTCGGTGGGCGGCAGCGTGCGCGATCTCGACCCGATCGAACTCGGCGAGGCGGGCTCGGTCTTCCTGACCCGGCCGCGCCTCGCCGATCACATCGCCAGTGCCGAGGACATCCGGCGCAGGGCGGACGAGGTGTTTTCCTGGCTCCTCTCCGGCGAGCTCGAGATCTCCTGCGCCGGTGAATTCGGGTTCGACGAGGTGCTCGAGGTGCACAGGCGGCTCGAGAACCGCCAGCTGGTCGGCAAGCCGCTGCTGAGCATTGACCCCGCCATCGACTAG
- a CDS encoding RES family NAD+ phosphorylase, protein MVAPGAALCRVTWPQTWRIIRSIYPPIDLFEDIADPRDWEALVSVEAKTNPRVRDEVGDLGKVPPARRVAGPGASLVMAPFVHCSTARPGRFTDGSYGLYYAGDSETVALAETIHHHGRFMAATAEAPGWTSDFRALIGSIDRELHDVTDVPGVLHPEDYAASQAEGARLRAGGSDGLLWQSVRLEGGRCIGLFWPDVIPVPVQGPHFCYHWNGARVDFVKRHDTGEILEVL, encoded by the coding sequence GTGGTAGCACCGGGCGCGGCCCTCTGCCGCGTGACCTGGCCGCAGACCTGGCGGATCATCCGCTCCATCTACCCGCCGATCGATCTTTTCGAGGACATCGCCGATCCGCGCGACTGGGAGGCGCTGGTCTCGGTCGAGGCCAAGACGAACCCGCGGGTGCGCGATGAGGTGGGCGACCTTGGCAAGGTGCCGCCGGCGCGCCGGGTGGCCGGGCCCGGGGCGAGCCTGGTGATGGCGCCCTTCGTGCATTGCTCGACGGCGCGGCCGGGGCGGTTCACCGATGGCAGCTACGGCCTCTACTACGCCGGCGACAGCGAGACCGTTGCGCTGGCCGAGACCATCCACCACCACGGCAGGTTCATGGCCGCGACCGCAGAGGCGCCGGGCTGGACCTCGGATTTCCGCGCCCTCATCGGGTCGATCGACCGCGAGCTGCACGACGTGACCGATGTGCCGGGCGTGCTGCACCCGGAGGACTACGCCGCCTCGCAGGCCGAGGGCGCGCGGCTCCGGGCAGGGGGCAGCGACGGGCTGCTGTGGCAGAGCGTGAGGCTGGAGGGCGGCCGCTGCATCGGGCTGTTCTGGCCCGACGTGATCCCGGTGCCGGTCCAGGGGCCGCATTTCTGCTACCACTGGAACGGCGCGCGCGTCGATTTCGTGAAGCGCCACGACACCGGCGAGATCCTCGAAGTCCTCTGA
- a CDS encoding MbcA/ParS/Xre antitoxin family protein, with protein sequence MQLQPITSRPSEAGNPVISDEEACALARTTVSLFRAWGLSDTEARTLLGGMAPRTWARWKDGEIGRIDRDLRMRMAHLMGIHKGLRYLFRDPARGYAWVRRPNAAFEGHSALDMMLRGELADLAAMRTWIDAERGAW encoded by the coding sequence ATGCAGCTGCAACCCATCACCTCGCGACCCTCCGAAGCCGGCAACCCGGTGATCTCGGATGAGGAGGCCTGCGCGCTGGCCCGCACGACGGTCAGCCTGTTCCGGGCCTGGGGGCTGAGCGACACCGAGGCGCGAACGCTTCTCGGCGGCATGGCTCCGCGCACCTGGGCGCGGTGGAAGGACGGCGAGATCGGGCGGATCGACCGCGACCTCCGGATGCGCATGGCGCATCTCATGGGCATCCACAAAGGCCTGCGCTACCTCTTCCGCGACCCCGCGCGCGGCTATGCCTGGGTGCGCAGGCCCAACGCCGCCTTCGAGGGCCACTCGGCGCTCGACATGATGCTGCGCGGCGAGCTTGCGGATCTCGCCGCGATGCGGACGTGGATCGATGCGGAGCGCGGCGCGTGGTAG
- a CDS encoding isocitrate lyase/PEP mutase family protein — protein MLNHEINRAFKQRVLTGGAVLMPGAANALAARVIEDQGFEAVYLSGAGLTNTYLGMPDLGFVGLSEIAMHTSTIRDATELPIVVDADNGFGNALNVRHAIRTLERAGASAIQLEDQRTPKRCGHFSGKDVVPLDEARSRIRAAVDARQDENTLIVARTDARATDGYTEALDRAAAFIEDGADITFVEAPQTVEELRGIPAALKGTPQLVNLVVGGKTPILGLDELGDMGFSLVLYANVALQSAVFGMQTALRQLRTEGRMDEGGPVASFLERQRMVRKDLFDELEKRYAI, from the coding sequence ATGCTGAACCACGAGATCAACCGCGCCTTCAAGCAACGCGTCCTGACCGGGGGCGCCGTGCTGATGCCCGGAGCCGCCAACGCGCTTGCCGCCCGCGTCATCGAGGACCAGGGTTTCGAGGCTGTCTACCTCTCCGGCGCCGGTCTGACCAACACCTACCTCGGCATGCCCGACCTCGGCTTCGTCGGGCTGAGCGAGATCGCGATGCACACCTCGACCATCCGCGACGCCACCGAGCTGCCGATCGTGGTCGATGCGGACAACGGCTTCGGCAATGCGCTGAACGTCCGCCACGCGATCCGCACGCTCGAGCGCGCCGGGGCCAGCGCCATCCAGCTCGAGGACCAGCGGACCCCGAAACGCTGCGGGCACTTCTCCGGCAAGGACGTGGTCCCGCTCGACGAGGCCCGCTCGCGCATCCGCGCCGCGGTCGATGCCCGCCAGGACGAGAACACGCTGATCGTGGCCCGCACCGACGCGCGGGCGACCGACGGCTACACCGAGGCGCTCGACCGCGCCGCCGCCTTCATCGAGGACGGCGCCGACATCACCTTCGTCGAGGCGCCGCAGACGGTCGAGGAACTGCGCGGCATCCCCGCGGCGCTGAAGGGCACGCCGCAGCTGGTGAACCTCGTGGTCGGCGGCAAGACCCCGATCCTCGGGCTCGACGAGCTCGGCGACATGGGCTTCTCGCTGGTGCTCTACGCCAATGTCGCGCTGCAATCGGCGGTCTTCGGCATGCAGACGGCGCTGCGCCAGCTCCGGACCGAGGGGCGGATGGACGAGGGCGGCCCCGTCGCCAGTTTCCTCGAGCGCCAGCGCATGGTCCGCAAGGACCTCTTCGACGAGCTCGAGAAGCGCTACGCGATCTGA